The DNA segment TATTCAATCGGTTTTATGATGCATGTGTAATTTGTATTGCAATGAAAATATACACTACATATCTAAATTTTGCATGTTAAAAATTCAAAGCAAATTTGACTTACACAAACTTATATCCGAGCTAATCTTTCGTGGtgttaatgtaatattttactGCCACTGCGATGGATTAACTCTAGTactttaatacatattttctgagtataagtcgcactcgagtataagtcacaattttgggggcttttttttatgaattgtagtgacagtaaaacagaacaacagACTTTAAAGTAACATATTGACAGTTTTGGGGATAACTATAacctgaaaaacaacattttaagtgGTTTGGGTATCACAATGAAAAAATTCTGACATAAGAAGCATTTAAGTAGAActcacaggcccagccaaactatgaaatatgtatggttcatagtttaaaaacaagaaaattggaaaaaagCAACAAGCTCTGTCATAAATGGAACAATTAAGTCAATGTAGTATTGAAAATACTATGAAATTCCAACCTTTATTTCAACAACTACTTCTTGTGTCCAAGTTGTAATTTCGCAAGGCTTGGTCACTTTGATTGAGACTGGTCCACTTATGTTGcgaatgaattgaaaaaatatatataattattttatatttcaatgtCAAACATATGTTGTAAAGCCCTTTAAGATGTTTTGGTGATTCAGAGCTGTATGAATAGACTACACTTGACTTGTTCTGCGCTTTGCCATGTCAAGGCAATGGTGCTGCCGTTACCTGGGAAACTTTTCAAGCTCCTGCTGCATCAACAAAACAGAAACGATTGGTGTCCTTCACTGCTACGTGATGATAAATTCCAGTGTCTGAAGTCATACATCAATTGAAAGGCCTGCCTTTTAACGTTCTCAGCATGTACCATTTTGGTCCATGCTAGGAAAACATCCGCTTGGACTAATTGAAAAGTTACATCATGTCATTGTCATGGTCTTAACAAGTTCTTCTAACTCTTGAGAGCTTTGTCTTACAGAGAGCCAATACATGCTCTGAAAAGAAAAGGCAGCTAAATTCTTAACTAAAGGTGGACATTCTTTACCGAGATCCAAATATATAAAGAATTTTGACTGTCACAATACCAAACAAGACtgagaaaatactttttattgttAACGTAAGCATTTTGTGTggtatatgttaaaaaaatggcattgtttTGCAGGAACTAGTGGAGGAATGTTGAATATTCCTTTAGAAGATTAACTGACTTTTTCCTTTTCTGTAAAGAAAGATGAGAGAGCTCAATTGTAAATTGCCTGCTCTGTACCATCCCCCACCCTTCATTTGCTCTCTTTTGCTGTGGAGTTTAAAGAAAATCCTTCTACTTTTAGGATTTCCTTATCAGTTTCCCTCCCTCGGGGACGTCGGGCTCGCTTCTGAATCTTCAGGTGCAAATATGACATGACAGCACTGAGTTCAAGTGATTTCTCATTCTCCATCTTCATTTTGCTTAAcactttcaaaaaaatatattttcacgtCGTGGCTCATTAAAATCCTATCGTGCCTTGTCATTATTTAAACACTGTTCTCACTGCACTTCCTTACATTAAAGGCATGCAGGCTTATATATAGGTAGGGATTAATTCAGTGCTGGGCATTTATATTCATCAACTGAAATCCAACCATTTACTGTCACCAGCTTCTTTATACAGTGCCTGGAAAAAGTCTTTGctcattctttttatttaatttattcatttttgcccCCACATATTGCGCTTGTTGTAGCCCAACAAATGCGTTTATGGAAATACTGGCAATCAGTCACATAGACAATCATTCAAACTGTCAATGATCAAAAGctacctgcaaaaaaatgaatcaataattCATTGACAATTGGTAATAATCATGAAGCAGGGATCTAAAGCTATGTTCGCACGAGCCAATTATAGTTTCCTAGTCAACAGTTCTAAtggaaacctgttttttttcatgaagtaTGAACTGATTTTTCAAATCCGACCTAGATTCATtcttacataaataaaaattgtaGACTTATCCAATGTCTCTGCAGTATAAAGGCAAATCCCTAAAAATGCAAGCTGTATGTTATCAACGAATGAACTACATCACCACTGTTCGGCAAAATGAACAAGAGACACGACTAAACAATGGCCGACAAAGGCATGTAAAAATAACTTTCCATTCTTGAGACCACATGTGAGACTgtcgggttaaaaaaaaaacatggactcAGGTGGCATAAAATCTTCAAGATTGTCAGACAACTAACAGCGAAGACCTCCCAGTGGGACCCAAACTTATAGTTATTGTGATCATGCATGTCAGTTGGCCACATTTGTCCACTACCTGCAGAAACTATAACTTCACCAAAAGCCACTAAgccatatttgtgtttttgttgtaatATTACTCTGCTAAATGACAATTTATGGTTAGGAAATGTTCGTGTTGTTAAAGAGTTTGATCTTTGTAAAAACTGAAGTGATCTTCCGTAAGGCTGCTACAATCTTTTTGGACAaccttcccaggcaagacccctttttttcatgtgttttagACCCAACCGGATTGTCCCTCAAATCCTCCGACGAGGCTAGATCATTTTGGGTCAGGGGTGTTTCGGGAAGAAAGGAGTGTCTCACGGATGATTGCCCTCGTGGGTTTACTTGGGTCTCTGCATCAGACACTATGTCCGTGGAGTTGTCAGACTGGCAACTGCAAGAAAGGCAGCAATGAAAAAATGGGTGCAGCAGAACCTTCTGGGAGTTGACTCTCAGATTAGGATCCAGGTCCAACATCTTTTTCACAAGGCGGACAAAGAGCTGCTCGGTACGTTTTTGTCCTACGACATCCACCATAACCAGTTTCAACTCATCCAGGGAGGTGAGTATGAGTGATCGCCCACCTTTGGGCTGACATCCTGTGTCCTTGGCAAACTGCTCGGGTGATTTGAGCCTCCACCTCTGTACCCCATTGCACTCTTTGTGGAAATATTGGCTCACTTCCTTTCCGCGGTCCAGCACGGAATCCGCCGGCTGTCCCTGAGTGTTGGTGACAAAGTTCAAAATTTCGTACTCTGTCCTCCCGGGATATAACGGCTGGCCCGTGGCAAGCTCCACGGCAACCAGTCCCAACGACCACACGTCCACTGTCTCGTTGAATGGAATCCCCAGAATGACTTCGGGTGCTCGGTACCACAATGTCTGCACACAATCTCCTGGTGCAATGTCCAACACATTTTTGGCCAAGCCGAAGTCGGCAAGCTTGACTTTGAGAGGCTGGAGATGGCGATCCACCACCATGATGTTCTCAGGTTTGATATCAGCGTGGACGAGCCCCATCTTGCTCATGTGAGAGAGTGCCGTAGCCAATTGGTGGACAACGGGCCTCAGTTGTTCGACTGAGAGTGCACTGTGATTTTGCATGAACTCCCTCAGGTTCTGATCCAAGAGTTCAAAATTCAGGCAGATGTTCTCCTTGTGGAAGAAAAAGCCGTCCCATCGGACAATGTTGCACTTATCAGGATCCAGACTCCACAATTGCTTCAGGATAGAGATCTCTTCCTTGGCATCATTGACAGAGTTCTGTTTGTTCTTAAAAACCTTGATGGCCACCATAGTGTCTGTCTCTGTATTGCGACATTTGACCACCACACCAAAGGTACCCTCGCCAAGTACATCCTCCACGGTATGCACTCCACCCAGTGTCACCCCTTTGTACATCTTTAAGTCATCTGCATGGACAAAGAGTGGAAATATGTTAATGATCTACAGATTTTGTGGGGTATATTTGTCAAtttcaagtatttttaaaaccatACTAATGATCATTAATATTAGCTAGACATACAAAATGTTAGAGAATGTTTAAGACAACTAGGGTGTCTCTCAAAGTAAAACTAGACCTCCTCCTTTGTcgtataattttgaaaaaaacatcaagctATGGACGttgagactgttttttttttccagtttcttT comes from the Stigmatopora nigra isolate UIUO_SnigA chromosome 22, RoL_Snig_1.1, whole genome shotgun sequence genome and includes:
- the LOC144215474 gene encoding homeodomain-interacting protein kinase 1-like, with amino-acid sequence MNQTDDLKMYKGVTLGGVHTVEDVLGEGTFGVVVKCRNTETDTMVAIKVFKNKQNSVNDAKEEISILKQLWSLDPDKCNIVRWDGFFFHKENICLNFELLDQNLREFMQNHSALSVEQLRPVVHQLATALSHMSKMGLVHADIKPENIMVVDRHLQPLKVKLADFGLAKNVLDIAPGDCVQTLWYRAPEVILGIPFNETVDVWSLGLVAVELATGQPLYPGRTEYEILNFVTNTQGQPADSVLDRGKEVSQYFHKECNGVQRWRLKSPEQFAKDTGCQPKGGRSLILTSLDELKLVMVDVVGQKRTEQLFVRLVKKMLDLDPNLRVNSQKVLLHPFFHCCLSCSCQSDNSTDIVSDAETQVNPRGQSSVRHSFLPETPLTQNDLASSEDLRDNPVGSKTHEKKGSCLGRLSKKIVAALRKITSVFTKIKLFNNTNIS